From a single Sediminibacterium sp. KACHI17 genomic region:
- a CDS encoding lysophospholipid acyltransferase family protein — protein MMKKENNTPFWKLVLGRIFAVWALILFILTMLPAIIFYLPCFLLDDPAKASWHRHVSRVWMWIYLHLIGCPLKVKGKEHFIKHTNYVIVCNHNSLMDVPVSTPFMPRPNKTIAKKSFAKIPLFGWIYTFGSVLVDRKSDESRRKSYEEMKRMLAIGLDMLIYPEGTRNRTGDPLKSFYDGAFRLAVDTGKPVLPVILLHTKKVLPANIFFYLMPHQLEMHFLPPVSSEGKSAVALKEELFSIMWNYYQEHA, from the coding sequence ATGATGAAAAAAGAAAACAATACTCCTTTCTGGAAATTGGTGTTAGGAAGAATCTTTGCAGTATGGGCGTTGATTCTTTTTATCCTTACGATGTTACCCGCAATTATTTTTTATCTGCCTTGTTTTTTATTGGATGATCCTGCAAAAGCAAGCTGGCATAGACATGTATCACGTGTGTGGATGTGGATCTATTTACATCTGATCGGCTGCCCACTGAAAGTAAAAGGAAAAGAACATTTCATCAAGCATACAAATTATGTGATTGTCTGCAATCATAATAGTTTGATGGATGTACCTGTCAGCACGCCATTCATGCCACGACCGAATAAAACAATTGCCAAAAAAAGTTTTGCTAAGATCCCGCTTTTTGGATGGATCTATACTTTCGGGAGTGTACTGGTAGACAGAAAAAGTGATGAAAGTCGTAGAAAAAGTTATGAGGAAATGAAACGGATGTTAGCCATTGGTTTAGATATGCTGATCTATCCTGAAGGAACAAGAAACAGAACCGGAGATCCTTTGAAAAGCTTTTATGACGGGGCATTCAGGCTGGCTGTTGATACCGGAAAGCCCGTTCTACCCGTGATATTATTACACACGAAAAAAGTCTTACCCGCAAATATCTTCTTCTATCTGATGCCTCATCAACTGGAAATGCATTTTCTCCCTCCTGTTTCATCAGAAGGCAAATCTGCTGTTGCGTTAAAAGAAGAATTGTTTTCGATCATGTGGAATTATTATCAGGAACATGCGTAA
- a CDS encoding MlaD family protein → MKISNETKVGALTAVAITLLILGFNFLKGKTLFKTGNIIYAKYTDTKGIMVSNGVFINGFQVGSVYDIENADKNLSAIVVAIKLKDNYNIPANSIASIKDNPLGNASITIALGDATTYVKSGDTILTASNAGLLGDVMNKLGPVGDQIKATVGSLDSVLKNINTIFDPATKNNLQEVIANINKTTASLVVSSASIQAMLNQQTGAITASMNNVNSFTKNLADNNDKVTRMLGNVEKTTENLSKADIDGTIAQLKNSIETLNTILGKMSSTDGSLGKLLNDKALYDNLTNTVRSANILMDDLRVHPKRYVNISVFGKKDKTGPLMAPLDSTKAKQ, encoded by the coding sequence ATGAAGATCTCGAACGAAACAAAAGTTGGTGCACTTACGGCTGTGGCCATTACTTTATTGATACTGGGCTTTAATTTTCTGAAAGGAAAAACACTCTTCAAAACCGGTAATATTATCTACGCAAAATATACCGACACCAAAGGTATCATGGTATCCAATGGTGTATTCATTAATGGTTTTCAGGTGGGTTCGGTGTACGATATTGAAAACGCAGATAAGAATCTTTCTGCTATTGTCGTAGCCATCAAGTTGAAAGACAACTATAATATCCCTGCCAACTCCATTGCAAGCATCAAAGACAATCCATTAGGCAATGCAAGTATCACTATCGCATTAGGTGATGCCACTACCTATGTAAAATCCGGTGACACCATTTTAACGGCATCCAATGCGGGTTTGTTGGGTGATGTCATGAATAAGCTAGGTCCCGTAGGTGATCAGATCAAAGCCACCGTTGGCTCATTGGATAGTGTACTGAAAAACATCAATACTATTTTCGATCCTGCTACTAAGAATAACTTACAGGAAGTAATCGCCAATATCAATAAGACCACTGCCAGTCTGGTTGTATCTTCTGCTTCGATACAAGCCATGCTAAATCAGCAAACAGGTGCAATTACCGCCTCGATGAATAATGTGAATAGTTTCACGAAAAATCTGGCAGATAACAACGACAAAGTAACCAGGATGCTGGGCAATGTTGAGAAAACCACCGAAAATCTTTCAAAAGCAGATATCGATGGAACGATTGCACAACTAAAGAATTCAATTGAAACCCTCAATACCATTTTAGGAAAAATGTCTTCAACCGATGGGTCTCTCGGAAAGCTCCTGAATGATAAAGCTTTGTACGATAATCTGACCAACACTGTAAGGAGTGCAAATATTTTAATGGATGATCTGCGTGTTCATCCAAAGCGTTATGTAAACATTTCAGTGTTCGGTAAAAAAGACAAAACTGGTCCGCTAATGGCTCCATTAGATTCTACTAAGGCCAAACAATAA
- the ung gene encoding uracil-DNA glycosylase, translated as MDVKIEESWKAVLKHEFTKPYFLQVATHLKTERATGAVIYPPGSLIFHAFFTTPFDELKVVILGQDPYHGPGQAHGLSFSVPEGVPPPPSLGNIYKELNKDIGMPIPKTGDLTKWAKQGVLLLNAVLTVRANEPASHAKIGWMDFTDAVIRKISDEKKGIVFLLWGRFAQEKQILIDETKHYVLKAAHPSPFSADKGFFGCKHFSRTNELLMKQGLSPIDWDLSTEVEK; from the coding sequence ATGGATGTCAAAATAGAAGAATCCTGGAAAGCAGTTCTGAAACATGAATTCACCAAGCCTTACTTTTTACAGGTTGCCACGCACCTGAAAACAGAAAGAGCTACTGGTGCAGTGATCTATCCACCGGGCTCTCTGATCTTCCATGCTTTTTTTACAACCCCTTTCGATGAGTTAAAAGTGGTGATCTTGGGTCAGGATCCCTATCATGGGCCTGGACAAGCACACGGTTTAAGTTTTTCAGTTCCGGAAGGCGTACCTCCTCCACCCTCACTCGGTAATATTTATAAAGAGCTCAATAAGGATATTGGAATGCCTATCCCAAAAACGGGTGATCTGACCAAGTGGGCCAAACAAGGCGTTTTGCTATTGAATGCGGTGCTAACTGTTAGAGCGAATGAACCTGCCAGTCATGCAAAAATTGGATGGATGGATTTTACGGATGCTGTCATCAGAAAAATATCCGATGAAAAAAAGGGGATTGTTTTTTTATTGTGGGGAAGATTCGCACAAGAAAAACAAATTCTGATCGATGAAACTAAACATTATGTGCTGAAAGCTGCACACCCATCCCCTTTCAGCGCAGATAAAGGTTTTTTCGGATGTAAACATTTCAGCAGAACCAATGAGTTATTAATGAAGCAAGGGCTGTCACCGATCGACTGGGATTTATCAACTGAAGTAGAAAAATGA
- a CDS encoding putative LPS assembly protein LptD: MLPIVACGYLLILTFLKQAGATNYHAPVGLIQPAYDTVPRLQKIDTSRTKSNSLAQKKQRPDSISKVDTIRISKDSIDAPIKYAATDSGVLIIDTKEFLLYGKAKTEYKDLQMEAATIRYDQQTQMVKAYGSLDSTGNPMSKPQFTQGEMKSVSDSIFYDMRTAKGLTKNTFFQEGEIYVNAQKLKKVSATEVFASKARFTTCNLDTPHFAFRTSRMKIVNNKLGISSAAFPEFEGVPMPIGIPFGIFPLNKTPQSGLMAPAFTASEDFGLGLEGLGYYFLISDYVDLTTRTNLYSYGGWMVNFNSKYIKRYTFTGNLNLTIQNTRALNRGGISKEEFNKSRSFMINWSHTRDSRARPGTSFSGNVNFGSTRFNQNLLNNPFQNFQNQLSSSINFTKDWRGKYNLSVNANHNQNNNTRLVNLNLPTVNFNVVTFYPFQRKEQVGASKWYEKIGIGYSGNLQNQLSFYDTAYNFRRMLDTLQWGAQHNIPITLSLPSLGPVTVAPSVSYEERWYGQRIFRSWNSAAKRVDTTIQRGFYAARQMAFGISANTRIFGTYNIKSKDGGRTIRHEVRPSLSINYRPDMAKKYYYNTQVDSTGRQLRFSQFEGGIIGAFSEGTFGGLSFGIDNLLEMKVKDKTDSTGKATKKIKLIDGFGFNSSYNFLADSFALGNFNIYARSTLFDKINITAGMNLDPYDVDRQGYRVNRILFDPAKLKFGRITSGNLAVSTSFTSKPKDGSTDEKREMPIDPFMTPEEQQRQLQFARANPAEFTDFNIPWSLNLGYSLNFNRVLKPDFTGFETQLFSSINFNGDFSLTDKWKLGGNGYYDISQGGLQQFSMFITREMHCWQLSVNVTPIGLFRSFNITINPKSGILRDLRINRSRVFSNSGF; this comes from the coding sequence ATGCTTCCTATTGTGGCGTGTGGATATTTGCTCATATTAACATTTCTTAAGCAGGCCGGTGCTACGAACTATCATGCACCTGTGGGTCTCATTCAGCCAGCATATGATACGGTTCCTCGTCTTCAAAAAATAGATACGTCCCGTACGAAATCTAATAGTCTTGCTCAAAAAAAACAAAGACCCGATTCAATTTCCAAAGTAGATACCATCAGAATTTCCAAGGATTCCATTGACGCGCCTATCAAATATGCGGCAACAGATTCAGGTGTTCTGATCATTGATACCAAAGAGTTTTTATTGTACGGTAAAGCAAAGACCGAGTACAAAGACCTTCAAATGGAAGCGGCCACGATCCGCTATGATCAGCAGACACAAATGGTGAAAGCATATGGATCACTTGATTCTACGGGTAATCCAATGAGTAAACCTCAGTTTACCCAAGGTGAAATGAAATCGGTCAGCGACTCTATCTTTTATGATATGCGAACGGCGAAAGGTCTGACCAAGAATACTTTTTTTCAAGAAGGAGAGATCTATGTCAATGCACAAAAACTGAAAAAAGTAAGTGCTACTGAGGTCTTCGCCAGTAAAGCCCGTTTCACCACATGTAATCTAGATACGCCGCATTTTGCTTTTCGGACCAGCAGAATGAAGATCGTCAATAATAAGTTGGGTATTTCAAGTGCGGCCTTTCCTGAATTTGAAGGTGTGCCAATGCCCATCGGGATTCCCTTTGGCATCTTCCCATTAAATAAAACACCTCAATCCGGTTTAATGGCACCTGCATTTACTGCCAGTGAAGATTTTGGATTGGGATTAGAAGGATTGGGTTATTATTTTCTCATTAGTGATTACGTTGACCTAACCACCCGAACCAATTTGTATTCTTATGGTGGTTGGATGGTGAATTTCAATTCCAAGTATATCAAACGTTATACTTTCACCGGTAATCTTAATTTGACCATTCAAAATACCAGAGCACTCAACAGGGGTGGTATTTCAAAAGAAGAGTTCAATAAGAGTCGCTCATTCATGATCAACTGGTCACATACCCGTGATAGCCGAGCTAGACCCGGTACCAGTTTCTCAGGTAACGTGAATTTTGGTAGTACCCGTTTCAATCAAAATTTGTTGAATAACCCTTTTCAGAATTTCCAGAACCAGTTAAGTTCTTCGATCAATTTTACCAAGGATTGGAGAGGTAAATACAATCTTTCTGTAAATGCCAATCACAACCAAAATAACAATACCCGTTTGGTGAATTTGAATTTACCGACTGTGAACTTTAACGTGGTTACTTTTTACCCGTTTCAACGTAAAGAACAAGTAGGGGCGTCGAAATGGTATGAAAAAATTGGTATTGGCTATAGTGGTAATCTGCAGAATCAGTTGTCGTTCTATGATACTGCCTACAACTTTAGGCGAATGCTGGATACACTCCAATGGGGTGCGCAACACAATATTCCCATAACGCTCTCTTTGCCTTCTTTAGGCCCTGTTACAGTAGCGCCGAGTGTTTCTTATGAAGAACGCTGGTATGGGCAACGTATTTTCAGAAGTTGGAATAGTGCAGCTAAAAGAGTGGATACTACTATTCAACGAGGTTTTTACGCAGCCAGACAAATGGCTTTTGGTATCAGTGCCAATACACGAATTTTCGGTACGTATAACATTAAGTCGAAAGATGGAGGAAGGACCATCAGGCATGAAGTAAGACCCAGTCTTTCGATCAACTATCGACCGGATATGGCTAAAAAGTATTACTACAATACGCAAGTTGATAGCACCGGAAGACAATTGCGATTCTCTCAATTTGAAGGCGGGATCATCGGTGCATTTTCAGAAGGTACTTTTGGAGGACTTTCATTCGGTATCGATAACCTACTTGAAATGAAAGTGAAGGATAAAACAGATAGTACCGGTAAGGCCACTAAGAAAATAAAACTGATCGATGGTTTTGGTTTTAACTCATCGTATAATTTTTTAGCAGACAGTTTTGCTTTGGGCAATTTTAATATTTATGCCCGTAGTACATTGTTTGATAAGATCAATATCACTGCAGGAATGAATCTGGATCCATATGATGTTGACCGACAAGGATATCGTGTGAATCGTATCCTTTTTGATCCTGCCAAATTGAAATTTGGAAGAATTACCAGTGGTAATCTGGCCGTGTCTACCTCTTTCACCAGTAAGCCCAAAGATGGAAGTACAGATGAAAAAAGAGAGATGCCGATCGATCCGTTCATGACCCCTGAAGAACAACAGAGACAATTACAGTTTGCAAGAGCAAATCCTGCTGAGTTCACGGATTTCAATATTCCATGGAGTTTGAATCTGGGGTATTCACTCAATTTTAATCGTGTGCTAAAGCCTGATTTTACAGGATTTGAAACACAATTATTTTCAAGCATCAACTTCAATGGAGATTTTAGTCTGACCGATAAATGGAAGTTAGGAGGTAATGGATATTATGATATCTCACAAGGTGGATTACAACAATTCAGTATGTTCATTACCCGTGAAATGCATTGTTGGCAATTGTCAGTGAATGTAACACCGATTGGATTATTCCGCTCTTTCAATATTACGATCAACCCTAAGTCAGGTATTCTGCGCGACCTTCGGATCAATCGAAGCCGGGTGTTTTCTAATTCTGGATTTTGA
- a CDS encoding ATP-binding protein has protein sequence MRFFVVLLFLCISLAIKANDTCVTLKSSMYEDVKELYLTNKDGWLFKKGNDSSYINGQGWQPLKPVQLSAKMADNNGRLEGWFRFRFKVDTSISNQPHYFYLGRNASFEVFLDGQKIAQVGNVNGVNRLEVESFEFERIPFYVKLISDKEYLLSIHMVDYVIPAKPLLTFKKDSLVLMSEVGELKNLFELNSVDFLKFHTENLSFMKKFLMAIMTVCIILALLFVLLFFFNTKEQQLLLFASLCLLVAFSILGATPYLLFVASPLDLQVLFSYLADFCFIAILVLMPVIIANIYHYSLSKYQYFLLLILIVWDVYIHYDTADKSIVLIPTISFLLLLWIIIGTPKRFEGPNKVVMMGLLFTVLAQTSFGIVPNEWFNGYHKYKLATLVSIYTLSFPVSLLIYTAMRFKQMIHEVEARAAEVIKLSEEKKEQALRQKEILQEEVNTQTAELRTTLANLQATQTQLIQAEKMASLGELTAGIAHEIQNPLNFINNFSEVNQDLLAELKTAVEKGDWDEVKLLAADVQANEDKITHHGKRADAIVKGMLQHSRHSTGQKEATDINALCDEYLRLAYHGLRASDKGFNAQLSTSLDPAVGVVDVMVQELGRVVLNLINNAFYAVHERKQKEGADFIPQVTITTQRVDDQIMIKVADNGGGIPAAVREKIFQPFFTTKPTGKGTGLGLSLSYDIITKGHQGKIELETKEGVGTTFTIILPVK, from the coding sequence ATGCGTTTTTTTGTTGTTTTACTCTTTCTCTGTATTTCCCTTGCAATCAAGGCAAATGATACTTGTGTCACTTTAAAGTCTTCCATGTATGAAGATGTCAAAGAGTTGTATTTAACCAACAAAGATGGCTGGTTATTTAAAAAGGGGAATGATTCTTCCTATATAAATGGGCAAGGTTGGCAACCCCTTAAGCCGGTGCAGCTTTCTGCGAAAATGGCTGACAATAATGGTAGATTGGAAGGTTGGTTTCGTTTTCGATTCAAAGTAGATACGAGTATTTCCAATCAACCTCACTATTTCTATTTAGGAAGAAATGCCTCTTTTGAAGTGTTTCTGGATGGACAAAAAATTGCACAAGTAGGTAATGTCAATGGAGTGAATAGGTTAGAAGTTGAGTCTTTTGAATTCGAACGAATTCCTTTTTATGTGAAACTTATTTCCGATAAGGAATATTTACTTTCTATTCACATGGTGGATTATGTCATTCCTGCCAAGCCACTCTTGACTTTTAAAAAAGATTCCTTGGTTTTGATGTCTGAAGTTGGCGAATTAAAAAATCTTTTTGAACTGAATAGTGTAGATTTTTTAAAATTTCATACTGAGAACTTAAGCTTCATGAAGAAGTTTTTGATGGCTATCATGACGGTTTGCATTATTTTAGCACTGCTATTTGTATTGTTGTTTTTCTTCAATACCAAAGAACAGCAGTTATTATTATTTGCAAGTCTTTGTTTACTGGTAGCATTCTCTATCCTTGGAGCTACTCCGTATCTCTTATTTGTAGCTTCTCCTTTGGATCTACAGGTGTTGTTTTCTTATCTGGCTGATTTTTGTTTTATTGCTATTCTGGTGTTGATGCCTGTGATTATTGCTAATATTTATCATTATTCATTAAGTAAGTATCAATATTTTCTGCTACTAATATTGATTGTTTGGGATGTATATATTCATTATGACACAGCGGATAAATCAATCGTACTGATTCCTACGATCTCCTTTTTATTATTGCTATGGATTATTATTGGTACTCCAAAAAGATTTGAAGGTCCCAATAAGGTGGTTATGATGGGTTTGTTATTCACTGTTTTGGCTCAAACGAGCTTTGGAATTGTACCTAATGAGTGGTTTAACGGTTATCATAAGTATAAATTAGCTACGCTGGTTAGTATATATACACTTTCTTTTCCTGTAAGCTTATTAATTTATACTGCTATGCGCTTTAAACAAATGATTCATGAGGTGGAAGCTCGTGCAGCTGAAGTGATTAAACTGTCAGAAGAGAAAAAAGAACAAGCATTGCGTCAAAAAGAAATTTTGCAGGAAGAAGTAAATACGCAAACTGCAGAACTGCGTACAACTCTTGCGAACCTGCAAGCCACACAAACACAATTGATTCAGGCAGAAAAAATGGCTTCTCTAGGTGAACTTACTGCAGGTATTGCACACGAAATTCAAAATCCGTTGAACTTTATCAATAATTTTTCTGAAGTCAATCAGGATCTGCTTGCTGAATTGAAAACTGCTGTGGAAAAAGGTGACTGGGATGAAGTAAAACTATTGGCAGCAGATGTTCAAGCCAATGAAGATAAGATTACACATCACGGTAAAAGAGCAGATGCGATCGTAAAGGGAATGTTGCAACATAGCAGACATAGCACAGGACAAAAAGAAGCGACAGATATCAATGCACTTTGTGATGAGTATTTACGATTGGCTTATCATGGATTAAGAGCCAGTGATAAAGGATTCAATGCGCAACTTTCTACCTCACTTGATCCTGCAGTGGGTGTAGTAGATGTCATGGTACAAGAACTAGGTAGAGTCGTTTTGAATCTCATCAACAATGCCTTTTATGCTGTACATGAACGAAAACAGAAAGAAGGTGCGGATTTTATTCCTCAAGTGACTATCACTACCCAAAGAGTCGACGATCAGATCATGATAAAAGTTGCTGATAATGGAGGTGGTATTCCTGCAGCAGTAAGAGAAAAAATATTCCAGCCCTTTTTTACTACTAAACCCACGGGTAAGGGAACAGGCCTGGGATTAAGTCTGA
- a CDS encoding gliding motility-associated C-terminal domain-containing protein: MSLFDYWYSKKKVIGLFMVLMIGINSFTYAQCPPNIGFEKGNFDNWETLKGSIDGAGNITMSSQVPDPFNHVLMSAAADGKYTDEFGGFPVVCPNGSGYSVKLGTATGGRDAHGLNYTFTVPRTSGDFSIIYNYAVVLENPPHQPHEQPLFSVKVFNVTDNKYESCGSFQFIAAANLPGFKLSNSGRPNVYYKDWAPITLRLPGFEDKTLRLEFTVNDCTLGGHFGYAYIDINENCTTPITGNVFCTDVTNMTLTAPYGFQGYRWFTDDFSKTLGEKNTLKINPAPLPGTRLALEITPFPNQGCLDTLYTTITKSLDPFVFNVTSNIDACRNPGLDLTHADITKGSTPDMNYAYFVDFDESVFVVNPKAIINSSTYYIKASNKAGCTDTKPVNVTIRDNPSIRIPTSIAECIPNTVNLLDPALVAGNRSDLSYSFWEDLKATKPLLNASSVSKTGTYFIQATDPFKCSVIQAINIAITAPPLTVVNNAAVCGSLSLSTANLAAGSDPTATVSYWLDAAARANRIQDDNIFTNTTNLFVKVTSIGGCSVIRPATVTIHPYPDFIVTDPPTVKIPRTVNLTTAVPFSQNWRYTYWEDSATTKTLFSPERVLKSGTYFIKATSNEGCTVVQPVNVNIDDADILPANIFSPNGDGINDYWLIPLIDYYPESTIEIFTRNGQSIYRSKGYTRVWDGKANDGSVVPVGVYYYLIKASPRLKPISGTVTVIY, encoded by the coding sequence ATGTCTTTGTTTGATTATTGGTATAGTAAAAAAAAGGTGATTGGGCTTTTCATGGTATTGATGATAGGCATCAATAGCTTCACATATGCACAATGTCCTCCGAATATCGGTTTCGAAAAAGGCAATTTTGATAATTGGGAAACATTAAAAGGCAGTATTGATGGAGCGGGTAATATTACCATGTCTTCTCAGGTACCCGATCCTTTTAACCATGTTTTGATGAGCGCTGCTGCAGATGGAAAATATACAGATGAATTTGGTGGTTTTCCTGTTGTTTGTCCCAATGGAAGTGGATACTCCGTCAAACTGGGAACAGCAACAGGTGGTAGAGATGCACATGGATTGAACTACACATTTACGGTTCCAAGAACATCCGGAGATTTTAGTATCATCTACAATTATGCTGTGGTATTGGAAAATCCACCCCACCAACCGCATGAACAACCTTTGTTCAGTGTAAAAGTGTTCAATGTCACTGATAATAAATATGAAAGCTGCGGCTCCTTTCAATTCATAGCTGCGGCAAATCTTCCCGGATTCAAACTTTCAAATTCAGGTCGCCCGAATGTATACTATAAAGATTGGGCGCCGATCACTTTGAGATTACCCGGCTTTGAAGATAAAACCCTTCGCTTGGAATTCACGGTCAATGATTGTACACTGGGCGGCCATTTTGGGTATGCGTATATTGATATCAATGAGAACTGTACTACACCGATCACCGGTAATGTTTTTTGTACGGATGTTACCAACATGACTTTAACGGCACCCTATGGCTTTCAGGGATATCGTTGGTTTACGGATGATTTTTCTAAAACATTGGGTGAAAAAAATACTTTAAAAATCAATCCTGCGCCACTTCCTGGAACAAGATTGGCATTAGAGATCACGCCATTCCCCAACCAGGGCTGTCTTGATACTTTGTACACAACGATCACCAAATCATTGGATCCTTTTGTATTCAATGTAACATCAAATATTGATGCATGTAGAAACCCCGGATTGGATCTCACGCACGCAGATATCACGAAAGGCAGTACTCCTGACATGAACTATGCCTATTTTGTAGACTTTGATGAATCGGTCTTTGTCGTAAACCCGAAAGCTATTATCAATAGTAGTACTTACTATATCAAGGCAAGTAATAAAGCGGGTTGTACGGATACGAAACCTGTGAATGTTACGATCAGGGATAATCCGTCTATTCGTATTCCAACTAGCATTGCTGAATGTATCCCGAATACCGTTAATCTTCTTGACCCTGCACTTGTTGCCGGTAACAGGTCAGACCTCAGTTATAGTTTTTGGGAGGATCTCAAAGCCACCAAACCTTTGTTGAATGCTTCTTCTGTTTCAAAAACAGGCACGTATTTTATTCAGGCTACAGATCCATTCAAATGTTCTGTAATACAAGCCATCAATATTGCGATCACCGCCCCACCTTTAACTGTGGTCAACAATGCTGCCGTTTGTGGCTCTCTTTCATTGTCAACCGCAAACTTAGCCGCGGGCAGTGATCCAACAGCAACTGTTTCTTATTGGCTAGATGCAGCCGCTAGAGCAAATAGAATTCAGGATGATAATATTTTTACCAACACGACTAATCTGTTTGTGAAAGTCACATCCATAGGCGGATGTAGTGTGATTCGTCCTGCTACAGTGACCATACATCCATATCCGGATTTTATCGTCACTGATCCACCAACAGTTAAGATACCGAGAACCGTAAACTTAACCACGGCTGTTCCATTTAGTCAGAACTGGAGGTATACCTATTGGGAAGATAGTGCCACCACCAAAACCTTATTCAGCCCTGAACGTGTTTTAAAGTCAGGAACATACTTTATAAAAGCGACCAGTAATGAAGGCTGTACTGTAGTGCAACCGGTCAATGTCAATATTGATGATGCGGATATTCTGCCTGCAAATATTTTTTCTCCCAATGGTGATGGGATCAATGATTACTGGCTCATCCCTTTGATCGATTATTATCCTGAGTCAACCATTGAAATATTTACGCGTAATGGTCAGTCGATCTATCGATCGAAAGGTTATACACGTGTTTGGGATGGAAAAGCGAATGATGGAAGTGTTGTTCCGGTTGGTGTGTATTATTATCTGATTAAGGCATCCCCTAGGTTAAAGCCGATCTCCGGTACCGTTACCGTGATATACTAA
- a CDS encoding N-acetylmuramoyl-L-alanine amidase, which yields MMRVKYAAFVLLSLGIAFLSAFTGPVGKPQQKQVLKRIIIDAGHGGEDVGARGRYSTESQISLEVALKLEKMLQAALPDVDIVMTRRTDVFHSVIQKADIANQAKGDLFVCIHVNSAAPSRRREFVGYKTITVRRKGKSVKQRVKDYRTWTTPNPAKGTETYIYGVDKTDERKAVATEGLDEYLDSVSLKILQARKTSDVNDPTKTMLANILTQQYFQRSAKLALTIEEEFQKVGRISRQAQQRKKGIWVLQAVNMPAVLVETGFISNPDEEDYLNSEQGQIEICEVITRSIRLYKFSLENQVGIGTNTGSRK from the coding sequence ATGATGCGTGTTAAATATGCTGCTTTTGTTTTGTTAAGTTTAGGGATCGCTTTTTTGAGTGCATTTACTGGTCCGGTAGGCAAACCCCAGCAAAAACAGGTACTTAAAAGGATCATTATTGATGCCGGACATGGTGGAGAAGATGTTGGGGCCAGGGGTCGATATTCCACAGAAAGCCAAATTTCATTGGAAGTTGCCCTCAAGCTCGAAAAGATGCTACAGGCTGCTTTACCTGATGTAGATATCGTTATGACACGTCGGACAGACGTTTTCCACTCGGTCATCCAGAAAGCAGATATCGCCAATCAGGCAAAGGGAGATCTTTTTGTTTGTATCCACGTGAACTCCGCTGCCCCATCCCGTCGAAGAGAGTTTGTAGGTTATAAAACCATCACTGTCAGGAGAAAAGGTAAGTCTGTTAAACAAAGAGTTAAAGATTACAGAACCTGGACAACCCCCAATCCTGCTAAAGGAACAGAGACCTATATCTATGGGGTTGATAAGACCGATGAACGCAAGGCTGTGGCTACTGAAGGACTTGATGAATACCTCGATAGTGTTTCCCTCAAGATATTACAGGCCAGAAAAACGTCTGACGTCAACGACCCTACCAAGACCATGTTGGCGAATATTCTTACCCAGCAATATTTTCAACGCAGTGCTAAACTCGCGCTTACCATCGAAGAAGAATTTCAGAAAGTGGGACGTATCAGCAGACAGGCACAACAACGAAAAAAAGGAATTTGGGTATTACAAGCTGTGAATATGCCTGCGGTTTTGGTTGAAACGGGTTTTATCTCGAATCCGGATGAAGAAGATTACCTGAATAGTGAACAAGGCCAGATAGAGATCTGTGAAGTAATTACCCGTTCTATCCGCTTGTATAAATTCTCATTGGAGAATCAGGTAGGCATCGGTACGAATACCGGTTCTCGAAAATAA